In Tenebrio molitor chromosome 8, icTenMoli1.1, whole genome shotgun sequence, a genomic segment contains:
- the LOC138136360 gene encoding acyl-CoA Delta-9 desaturase-like isoform X2, producing MPPNNTVIATSLPVEEIPVTVKAPKFDTSYRTLWGSFKTPLIWINIIGILSVHLIAMMGFITFPYFTHKLTVFWCFLTGWAGGFGVTAGAHRLWSHKSYKATVPLRLILLMCYAMAGQNRLYEWVRDHRVHHKFSETDADPHNANRGFFFAHVGWLMMRKHPEVLRKGKQVDCSDLFEDPLVVAFEKYFWPIKLFFCFILPIMVPYLLWNETMYWCVVSCLARYVCGLNFTWLVNSAAHMFGNKPYNKKIQPVENFMVSIVAMGEGWHNYHHTFPWDYKAAELGNYKVNATTFLLDMFAKIGWAYDLKSPSDKLIQQTVENNGDGTHCKQ from the exons ATGCCACCTAACAACACTGTCATCGCCACCTCACTCCCAGTCGAAGAAATTCCAGTTACCGTAAAAGCTCCCAAATTCGACACCAGTTACAGAACACTTTGGGGGAGCTTTAAAACTCCTCTAATATGGATCAACATTATCGGCATCCTTTCAGTCCACTTGATTGCTATGATGGGATTCATCACATTTCCCTACTTCACCCACAAGCTAACGGTTTTTTGGT GTTTCCTAACTGGTTGGGCAGGGGGTTTTGGAGTAACCGCCGGAGCACATAGATTATGGAGTCACAAGTCATACAAAGCGACTGTTCCTTTGAGGTTAATATTGTTAATGTGTTACGCAATGGCTGGACAA aataGACTGTACGAATGGGTGAGGGATCATAGAGTACATCATAAGTTTAGCGAAACAGATGCCGATCCTCATAACGCAAATCGAGGTTTCTTTTTTGCACACGTGGGGTGGCTGATGATGAGGAAGCATCCTGAAGTGCTGAGGAAGGGGAAACAAGTCGATTGTAGTGATTTATTTGAAGATCCATTGGTGGTGgcttttgaaaa ATACTTCTGGccaataaaattattcttcTGTTTCATTTTGCCCATAATGGTACCTTATCTTCTATGGAATGAGACCATGTACTGGTGTGTTGTCAGTTGCCTTGCACGCTATGTATGTGGCCTTAACTTCACTTGGTTGGTGAACAGTGCGGCACATATGTTTGGAAACAAACCTTACAACAA aaaaatacaGCCTGTAGAAAACTTTATGGTGTCAATCGTGGCCATGGGCGAAGGTTGGCATAACTACCATCATACGTTCCCATGGGATTACAAAGCGGCGGAATTGGGCAACTACAAAGTGAATGCTACAACATTTTTGTTGGATATGTTTGCGAAGATAGGATGGGCGTACGATTTAAAGAGTCCTTCGGACAAACTCATCCAACAAACCGTCGAAAATAATGGGGATGGAACGCATTGCAAACAGTGA
- the LOC138136359 gene encoding probable glutamate receptor isoform X1: MNSIIMNVSFRVIAKDTIVLLCFFDIFPPRSSIMYEDFTSDVDTTAMGCTLVLLQIIILAQIHLIQGFNCSNYLTTKNLQLIYDYTSWKNIKSLIIFDESLRNCDPHILKSYMICLSENDLYVSFRSTRNFMKIAKTLIQLKTAIVLFVDDINANNYTYFFNEEVSKLAGDSLRWLIMTNEIAVVDKFRFTTLSLDADLVIAVHVSFSRNKDMESPVIFGNQSEIQNICSSLSYNKTNISFLNNSYVSPQVILPYLQDADLIYQLCLSNSSNSSYCLLQLYKIRKESNMSLAVHVLGSWNSLSRMENLSPFVVVEKRVNLHHFPLKFGKQNATEIDMVANTIEDDCCEEKFLQIANYFQHFFNANIEIVHFQKLGHRENDGKWTDLLGAIVNQEVDLGLASVIKTQERYSDMAFTHKILTSMRNIYIKHQQSTELRDIFLIPFGSKLILCVIVTGMIFCIMTAITNKVANRITKRQNNDTLGEATVWCIAIFTMQGSTWTPTTYSGNIILIISLAFALVIFNSYSAFITSILSVEIASIRSVEDLLESNYNIGYVKNSQDEIYLRSINDTQLQQIYLRGYLHNTVVNVTHGLLKSHEGYYGFFASTIKARKELQIVNNYKCNSDIVEIPVEKTKNAIAFPLAKMSPYRKIFDLSIIKMYETGMYKYFHSLIISDLPKCEDRRIFRSAHLPDLSSAFGILIIGIQLSLIIAIAECLWKRKRKIRHVIKKKFSCKNNLAGHDQSNEKLSKQIHHPYQN, from the exons ATGAATTCGATCATAATGAATGTATCATTTCGTGTTATCGCCAAAGACACGATTGtcttattgtgtttttttgatatttttccaCCAAGATCGTCAATTATGTATGAAGACTTTACTTCTGACGTAGACACCACAGCAATGGGGTGCACTTTAGTACTCCTTCAAATAATTATTCTGGCACAAATACACCTCATCCAAGGTTTTAATTGTAGTAATTATCTAACCACGAAAAATTTACAACTCATTTATGATTACACATCTTGGAAGAACATCAAATCGTTGATAATTTTTGACGAATCTTTAAGAA attgcGATCCTCACATTTTAAAGTCTTACATGATCTGCTTGTCCGAAAATGATTTGTACGTGTCATTCCGCTCCACCCGAAATTTcatgaaaattgcaaaaacttTAATTCAACTCAAAACTGCAATTGTGTTGTTCGTTGACGACATAAATGCCAACAACTacacttatttttttaatgaggaG gtttcaaaattgGCCGGCGACAGTCTTAGATGGTTGATAATGACTAACGAAATCGCAGTTGTCGATAAGTTTCGGTTCACAACCTTGAGCTTGGACGCTGACCTGGTGATTGCAGTTCACGTCAGCTTTTCACGAAATAAG GATATGGAGTCCCCAGTGATCTTTGGGAATCAAAgcgaaatacaaaatatttgcTCCTCCCTTTCgtacaacaaaacaaacatcTCTTTTCTCAACAATTCTTATGTTTCTCCACAAGTGATTCTACCTTATCTTCAAGATGCAGACCTCATTTATCAACTTTGTCTTTCTAACAGTTCTAACTCTTCTTATTGTCTACTACAACTGtacaaaattagaaaagaGTCAAACATGTCCCTGGCAGTACACGTGTTAG GCTCGTGGAATTCTTTGTCCCGCATGGAAAACTTATCACCATTCGTTGTTGTCGAAAAACGAGTCAACTTGCACCACTTTcctttaaaatttggaaaacaAAACGCCACCGAAATAGATATGGTAGCAAACACGATTGAAGATGATTGCTGTGAGGAAAAATTTCTACAAATTGCAAACTACTTCCAGCACTTCTTCAACGCAAA caTCGAGATtgttcattttcaaaaactgGGTCATAGAGAAAATGATGGTAAATGGACTGATTTGTTGGGCGCAATTGTTAACCAAGAAGTTGATTTGGGTCTAGCTAGCGTGATAAAGACACAAGAAAGATATTCTGACATGGCGTTCACgcataaaattttgacatctaT GCGGAACATCTACATAAAACATCAACAATCTACTGAATTGAGAGATATATTTTTGATTCCTTTCGGtagcaaattaattttgtgcGTCATCGTGACTGGAATGATCTTCTGCATCATGACGGCCATCACAAATAAAGTTGCTAATAGAATTACCAAAAGACAAAATAATGATACACTTGGGGAAGCAACTGTTTGGTGCATTGCTATTTTCACGATGCAAGGAAGTACTTGGACACCAACAACGTATTCCGGAAACATCATTCTGATAATTTCTCTGGCATTTGCTCTGGTCATTTTCAATTCTTATTCGGCGTTTATCACTTCAATACTATCTGTTGAAATCGCGAGTATTCGCTCAGTTGAAGACTTGCTGGAAAGCAACTATAACATCGGCTACGTCAAAAACAGTCAAGATGAAATATATTTAAGG TCGATCAATGACACGCAACTACAACAAATTTATCTAAGGGGCTACCTCCACAACACCGTTGTTAATGTCACTCACGGATTGCTTAAAAGTCACGAAGGCTATTATGGATTTTTTGCGTCTACTATCAAGGCAAGGAAGGAGTTACAGATtgttaataattacaaatgcAATTCTGACATCGTGGAAATACCTGTggaaaaaaccaaaaatgcAATCGCTTTTCCGTTGGCAAAGATGTCACCTTACCGAAAAATTTTCGATTTAAG CATCATCAAAATGTACGAAACTGGAATGTACAAGTACTTCCATTCGTTGATCATATCGGACTTACCTAAATGTGAAGACAGAAGAATTTTCCGGAGTGCTCACTTGCCAGACTTGTCGTCAGCATTCGGAATTTTAATTATCGGCATTCAGCTTTCTCTCATTATTGCAATTGCAGAATGTCTGTGgaaaagaaaacgaaaaatacgTCACGTAATTAAGAAGAAATTTTCTTGCAAAAATAACCTTGCTGGCCATGATCaaagtaatgaaaaattatcgAAGCAAATCCACCATCCATATcagaattaa
- the LOC138136359 gene encoding probable glutamate receptor isoform X2, with protein MICLSENDLYVSFRSTRNFMKIAKTLIQLKTAIVLFVDDINANNYTYFFNEEVSKLAGDSLRWLIMTNEIAVVDKFRFTTLSLDADLVIAVHVSFSRNKDMESPVIFGNQSEIQNICSSLSYNKTNISFLNNSYVSPQVILPYLQDADLIYQLCLSNSSNSSYCLLQLYKIRKESNMSLAVHVLGSWNSLSRMENLSPFVVVEKRVNLHHFPLKFGKQNATEIDMVANTIEDDCCEEKFLQIANYFQHFFNANIEIVHFQKLGHRENDGKWTDLLGAIVNQEVDLGLASVIKTQERYSDMAFTHKILTSMRNIYIKHQQSTELRDIFLIPFGSKLILCVIVTGMIFCIMTAITNKVANRITKRQNNDTLGEATVWCIAIFTMQGSTWTPTTYSGNIILIISLAFALVIFNSYSAFITSILSVEIASIRSVEDLLESNYNIGYVKNSQDEIYLRSINDTQLQQIYLRGYLHNTVVNVTHGLLKSHEGYYGFFASTIKARKELQIVNNYKCNSDIVEIPVEKTKNAIAFPLAKMSPYRKIFDLSIIKMYETGMYKYFHSLIISDLPKCEDRRIFRSAHLPDLSSAFGILIIGIQLSLIIAIAECLWKRKRKIRHVIKKKFSCKNNLAGHDQSNEKLSKQIHHPYQN; from the exons ATGATCTGCTTGTCCGAAAATGATTTGTACGTGTCATTCCGCTCCACCCGAAATTTcatgaaaattgcaaaaacttTAATTCAACTCAAAACTGCAATTGTGTTGTTCGTTGACGACATAAATGCCAACAACTacacttatttttttaatgaggaG gtttcaaaattgGCCGGCGACAGTCTTAGATGGTTGATAATGACTAACGAAATCGCAGTTGTCGATAAGTTTCGGTTCACAACCTTGAGCTTGGACGCTGACCTGGTGATTGCAGTTCACGTCAGCTTTTCACGAAATAAG GATATGGAGTCCCCAGTGATCTTTGGGAATCAAAgcgaaatacaaaatatttgcTCCTCCCTTTCgtacaacaaaacaaacatcTCTTTTCTCAACAATTCTTATGTTTCTCCACAAGTGATTCTACCTTATCTTCAAGATGCAGACCTCATTTATCAACTTTGTCTTTCTAACAGTTCTAACTCTTCTTATTGTCTACTACAACTGtacaaaattagaaaagaGTCAAACATGTCCCTGGCAGTACACGTGTTAG GCTCGTGGAATTCTTTGTCCCGCATGGAAAACTTATCACCATTCGTTGTTGTCGAAAAACGAGTCAACTTGCACCACTTTcctttaaaatttggaaaacaAAACGCCACCGAAATAGATATGGTAGCAAACACGATTGAAGATGATTGCTGTGAGGAAAAATTTCTACAAATTGCAAACTACTTCCAGCACTTCTTCAACGCAAA caTCGAGATtgttcattttcaaaaactgGGTCATAGAGAAAATGATGGTAAATGGACTGATTTGTTGGGCGCAATTGTTAACCAAGAAGTTGATTTGGGTCTAGCTAGCGTGATAAAGACACAAGAAAGATATTCTGACATGGCGTTCACgcataaaattttgacatctaT GCGGAACATCTACATAAAACATCAACAATCTACTGAATTGAGAGATATATTTTTGATTCCTTTCGGtagcaaattaattttgtgcGTCATCGTGACTGGAATGATCTTCTGCATCATGACGGCCATCACAAATAAAGTTGCTAATAGAATTACCAAAAGACAAAATAATGATACACTTGGGGAAGCAACTGTTTGGTGCATTGCTATTTTCACGATGCAAGGAAGTACTTGGACACCAACAACGTATTCCGGAAACATCATTCTGATAATTTCTCTGGCATTTGCTCTGGTCATTTTCAATTCTTATTCGGCGTTTATCACTTCAATACTATCTGTTGAAATCGCGAGTATTCGCTCAGTTGAAGACTTGCTGGAAAGCAACTATAACATCGGCTACGTCAAAAACAGTCAAGATGAAATATATTTAAGG TCGATCAATGACACGCAACTACAACAAATTTATCTAAGGGGCTACCTCCACAACACCGTTGTTAATGTCACTCACGGATTGCTTAAAAGTCACGAAGGCTATTATGGATTTTTTGCGTCTACTATCAAGGCAAGGAAGGAGTTACAGATtgttaataattacaaatgcAATTCTGACATCGTGGAAATACCTGTggaaaaaaccaaaaatgcAATCGCTTTTCCGTTGGCAAAGATGTCACCTTACCGAAAAATTTTCGATTTAAG CATCATCAAAATGTACGAAACTGGAATGTACAAGTACTTCCATTCGTTGATCATATCGGACTTACCTAAATGTGAAGACAGAAGAATTTTCCGGAGTGCTCACTTGCCAGACTTGTCGTCAGCATTCGGAATTTTAATTATCGGCATTCAGCTTTCTCTCATTATTGCAATTGCAGAATGTCTGTGgaaaagaaaacgaaaaatacgTCACGTAATTAAGAAGAAATTTTCTTGCAAAAATAACCTTGCTGGCCATGATCaaagtaatgaaaaattatcgAAGCAAATCCACCATCCATATcagaattaa
- the LOC138136360 gene encoding acyl-CoA Delta-9 desaturase-like isoform X1: MNSRNRVAAQLSLISDTYFILRCYKDVVVKLKATKMPPNNTVIATSLPVEEIPVTVKAPKFDTSYRTLWGSFKTPLIWINIIGILSVHLIAMMGFITFPYFTHKLTVFWCFLTGWAGGFGVTAGAHRLWSHKSYKATVPLRLILLMCYAMAGQNRLYEWVRDHRVHHKFSETDADPHNANRGFFFAHVGWLMMRKHPEVLRKGKQVDCSDLFEDPLVVAFEKYFWPIKLFFCFILPIMVPYLLWNETMYWCVVSCLARYVCGLNFTWLVNSAAHMFGNKPYNKKIQPVENFMVSIVAMGEGWHNYHHTFPWDYKAAELGNYKVNATTFLLDMFAKIGWAYDLKSPSDKLIQQTVENNGDGTHCKQ, from the exons ATGAATAGTAGGAACAGAGTCGCAGCACAACTTTCATTAATTAGTGacacttattttattttacgatGTTATAAGGATGTTGTCGTAAAACTGA aAGCGACAAAAATGCCACCTAACAACACTGTCATCGCCACCTCACTCCCAGTCGAAGAAATTCCAGTTACCGTAAAAGCTCCCAAATTCGACACCAGTTACAGAACACTTTGGGGGAGCTTTAAAACTCCTCTAATATGGATCAACATTATCGGCATCCTTTCAGTCCACTTGATTGCTATGATGGGATTCATCACATTTCCCTACTTCACCCACAAGCTAACGGTTTTTTGGT GTTTCCTAACTGGTTGGGCAGGGGGTTTTGGAGTAACCGCCGGAGCACATAGATTATGGAGTCACAAGTCATACAAAGCGACTGTTCCTTTGAGGTTAATATTGTTAATGTGTTACGCAATGGCTGGACAA aataGACTGTACGAATGGGTGAGGGATCATAGAGTACATCATAAGTTTAGCGAAACAGATGCCGATCCTCATAACGCAAATCGAGGTTTCTTTTTTGCACACGTGGGGTGGCTGATGATGAGGAAGCATCCTGAAGTGCTGAGGAAGGGGAAACAAGTCGATTGTAGTGATTTATTTGAAGATCCATTGGTGGTGgcttttgaaaa ATACTTCTGGccaataaaattattcttcTGTTTCATTTTGCCCATAATGGTACCTTATCTTCTATGGAATGAGACCATGTACTGGTGTGTTGTCAGTTGCCTTGCACGCTATGTATGTGGCCTTAACTTCACTTGGTTGGTGAACAGTGCGGCACATATGTTTGGAAACAAACCTTACAACAA aaaaatacaGCCTGTAGAAAACTTTATGGTGTCAATCGTGGCCATGGGCGAAGGTTGGCATAACTACCATCATACGTTCCCATGGGATTACAAAGCGGCGGAATTGGGCAACTACAAAGTGAATGCTACAACATTTTTGTTGGATATGTTTGCGAAGATAGGATGGGCGTACGATTTAAAGAGTCCTTCGGACAAACTCATCCAACAAACCGTCGAAAATAATGGGGATGGAACGCATTGCAAACAGTGA
- the LOC138136359 gene encoding probable glutamate receptor isoform X3 yields MTNEIAVVDKFRFTTLSLDADLVIAVHVSFSRNKDMESPVIFGNQSEIQNICSSLSYNKTNISFLNNSYVSPQVILPYLQDADLIYQLCLSNSSNSSYCLLQLYKIRKESNMSLAVHVLGSWNSLSRMENLSPFVVVEKRVNLHHFPLKFGKQNATEIDMVANTIEDDCCEEKFLQIANYFQHFFNANIEIVHFQKLGHRENDGKWTDLLGAIVNQEVDLGLASVIKTQERYSDMAFTHKILTSMRNIYIKHQQSTELRDIFLIPFGSKLILCVIVTGMIFCIMTAITNKVANRITKRQNNDTLGEATVWCIAIFTMQGSTWTPTTYSGNIILIISLAFALVIFNSYSAFITSILSVEIASIRSVEDLLESNYNIGYVKNSQDEIYLRSINDTQLQQIYLRGYLHNTVVNVTHGLLKSHEGYYGFFASTIKARKELQIVNNYKCNSDIVEIPVEKTKNAIAFPLAKMSPYRKIFDLSIIKMYETGMYKYFHSLIISDLPKCEDRRIFRSAHLPDLSSAFGILIIGIQLSLIIAIAECLWKRKRKIRHVIKKKFSCKNNLAGHDQSNEKLSKQIHHPYQN; encoded by the exons ATGACTAACGAAATCGCAGTTGTCGATAAGTTTCGGTTCACAACCTTGAGCTTGGACGCTGACCTGGTGATTGCAGTTCACGTCAGCTTTTCACGAAATAAG GATATGGAGTCCCCAGTGATCTTTGGGAATCAAAgcgaaatacaaaatatttgcTCCTCCCTTTCgtacaacaaaacaaacatcTCTTTTCTCAACAATTCTTATGTTTCTCCACAAGTGATTCTACCTTATCTTCAAGATGCAGACCTCATTTATCAACTTTGTCTTTCTAACAGTTCTAACTCTTCTTATTGTCTACTACAACTGtacaaaattagaaaagaGTCAAACATGTCCCTGGCAGTACACGTGTTAG GCTCGTGGAATTCTTTGTCCCGCATGGAAAACTTATCACCATTCGTTGTTGTCGAAAAACGAGTCAACTTGCACCACTTTcctttaaaatttggaaaacaAAACGCCACCGAAATAGATATGGTAGCAAACACGATTGAAGATGATTGCTGTGAGGAAAAATTTCTACAAATTGCAAACTACTTCCAGCACTTCTTCAACGCAAA caTCGAGATtgttcattttcaaaaactgGGTCATAGAGAAAATGATGGTAAATGGACTGATTTGTTGGGCGCAATTGTTAACCAAGAAGTTGATTTGGGTCTAGCTAGCGTGATAAAGACACAAGAAAGATATTCTGACATGGCGTTCACgcataaaattttgacatctaT GCGGAACATCTACATAAAACATCAACAATCTACTGAATTGAGAGATATATTTTTGATTCCTTTCGGtagcaaattaattttgtgcGTCATCGTGACTGGAATGATCTTCTGCATCATGACGGCCATCACAAATAAAGTTGCTAATAGAATTACCAAAAGACAAAATAATGATACACTTGGGGAAGCAACTGTTTGGTGCATTGCTATTTTCACGATGCAAGGAAGTACTTGGACACCAACAACGTATTCCGGAAACATCATTCTGATAATTTCTCTGGCATTTGCTCTGGTCATTTTCAATTCTTATTCGGCGTTTATCACTTCAATACTATCTGTTGAAATCGCGAGTATTCGCTCAGTTGAAGACTTGCTGGAAAGCAACTATAACATCGGCTACGTCAAAAACAGTCAAGATGAAATATATTTAAGG TCGATCAATGACACGCAACTACAACAAATTTATCTAAGGGGCTACCTCCACAACACCGTTGTTAATGTCACTCACGGATTGCTTAAAAGTCACGAAGGCTATTATGGATTTTTTGCGTCTACTATCAAGGCAAGGAAGGAGTTACAGATtgttaataattacaaatgcAATTCTGACATCGTGGAAATACCTGTggaaaaaaccaaaaatgcAATCGCTTTTCCGTTGGCAAAGATGTCACCTTACCGAAAAATTTTCGATTTAAG CATCATCAAAATGTACGAAACTGGAATGTACAAGTACTTCCATTCGTTGATCATATCGGACTTACCTAAATGTGAAGACAGAAGAATTTTCCGGAGTGCTCACTTGCCAGACTTGTCGTCAGCATTCGGAATTTTAATTATCGGCATTCAGCTTTCTCTCATTATTGCAATTGCAGAATGTCTGTGgaaaagaaaacgaaaaatacgTCACGTAATTAAGAAGAAATTTTCTTGCAAAAATAACCTTGCTGGCCATGATCaaagtaatgaaaaattatcgAAGCAAATCCACCATCCATATcagaattaa